In the genome of Meles meles chromosome 16, mMelMel3.1 paternal haplotype, whole genome shotgun sequence, one region contains:
- the ROMO1 gene encoding reactive oxygen species modulator 1, whose protein sequence is MPVAVGPYGQSQPSCFDRVKMGFVMGCAVGMAAGALFGTFSCLRIGMRGRELMGGIGKTMMQSGGTFGTFMAIGMGIRC, encoded by the exons ATGCCGGTGGCCGTGGGGCCCTACGGACAGTCCCAGCCGAGCTGCTTCGACCGCGTGAAGATGGGCTTTGTGATGGGCTGCGCAGTGGGcatggcggccggggcgctcttCGGCACCTTTTCCTGTCTCAG GATCGGAATGCGGGGTCGGGAGCTGATGGGCGGAATCGGGAAAACCATGATGCAGAGTGGCGGCACATTTGGCACATTCATGGCCATCGGGATGGGCATCCGATGCTAA
- the RBM39 gene encoding RNA-binding protein 39 isoform X5 produces the protein MQLAARIRPRDLEEFFSTVGKVRDVRMISDRNSRRSKGIAYVEFVDVSSVPLAIGLTGQRVLGVPIIVQASQAEKNRAAAMANNLQKGSAGPMRLYVGSLHFNITEDMLRGIFEPFGRIESIQLMMDSETGRSKGYGFITFSDSECAKKALEQLNGFELAGRPMKVGHVTERTDASSASSFLDSDELERTGIDLGTTGRLQLMARLAEGTGLQIPPAAQQALQMSGSLAFGAVAEFSFVIDLQTRLSQQTEASALAAAASVQPLATQCFQLSNMFNPQTEEEVGWDTEIKDDVIEECNKHGGVIHIYVDKNSAQGNVYVKCPSIAAAIAAVNALHGRWFAGKMITAAYVPLPTYHNLFPDSMTATQLLVPSRR, from the exons AGATGTGAGAATGATTTCTGATAGAAATTCAAGACGTTCCAAAGGAATTGCGTATGTGGAGTTTGTTGATGTTAGCTCAGTGCCTCTAGCAATAGGATTAACTGGCCAACGTGTTTTAGGAGTGCCAATCATAGTACAAGCATCACAG GCAGAAAAAAACAGAGCTGCAGCAATGGCGAACAATCTACAAAAGGGAAGTGCTGGACCTATGAGGCTTTATGTGGGCTCGTTACACTTTAACATAACTGAAGATATGCTTCGGGGAATCTTTGAGCCTTTTGGAAGG attgaaAGTATCCAACTCATGATGGATAGTGAAACAGGTCGATCTAAGGGATATGGATTTATTACG TTTTCTGATTCAGAATGTGCCAAGAAGGCTTTGGAACAGCTCAATGGATTTGAGTTAGCAGGAAGACCAATGAAAGTTGGTCATGTTACTGAACGTACTGATGCTTCCAGTGCTAGCTCATTCTTGGACAGTGATGAACTGGAAAGGACTGGAATTGACTTGGGAACAACTGGTCGTCTCCAATTAATGGCAAGACTTGCAGAAG GTACAGGTTTGCAGATTCCACCAGCAGCACAGCAGGCTTTACAAATGAGTGGCTCTTTGGCATTTGGTGCTGTGGCAG AATTCTCTTTTGTTATAGATTTGCAAACAAGACTTTCTCAACAGACTGAAG ctTCAGCTTTAGCTGCAGCTGCCTCTGTTCAGCCTCTTGCAACACAGTGTTTCCAACTTTCTAACATGTTTAATCCTCAAAC AGAAGAAGAAGTTGGATGGGATACAGAGATTAAGGATGATGTGATTGAAGAATGTAATAAACATGGAGGAGTTATTCATATTTATGTTGACAAAAATTCAGctcag GGCAACGTGTATGTGAAGTGCCCATCAATTGCTGCAGCCATTGCTGCTGTCAATGCATTGCATGGCAGGTGGTTTGCTG GTAAAATGATAACAGCAGCATATGTACCTCTTCCAACTTATCACAACCTCTTCCCTGATTCTATGACAGCAACACAACTACTGGTTCCAAGTAGACGATGA